A single region of the Leishmania panamensis strain MHOM/PA/94/PSC-1 chromosome 23 sequence genome encodes:
- a CDS encoding kinesin, putative (TriTrypDB/GeneDB-style sysID: LpmP.23.0720), which yields MTPRRNTPKKRGSVSQSHFQDPNHHLTLADAAEGTEAFKNRVSEITSFRVVSRVRPFIKEELAEMEGQERRSIVEMAGTKTILLDPKDNWAPKAQFEFDASLWSIPPTHRIVHTFQDTKHKTYATQKDVYNLIAKDLVPHVFNGFNSCILTYGQTGSGKTYTMMGLYDPNASCGGDGEEGIIPRVSNDIFVILKERIEEEARTRSPQSVTKFRVEVTFVEIYMERVRDLLDPTLRHTRGNERLQDARIRQDPYSGPFVEGVTKYEVSNWGQCCILLERGSQHRTTCATAVHNQSSRSHAIFQLTVIQEVVVPNDNKYALPTFKTQAGRINLVDLAGSERGGFQDYVKESAAINTSLLALRRVIDNLTERQNMLMEMAEAEITGKRYQERPLPQVPFRDSVLTWLLSDSIGGNARTTMVATLSPLVKNYVDTLATLQWSSRARNLVTLVKMNDQAVVQNGMAFHAGALDKALRIQRQNLDSLRETLRAKQEAARQLARQTKALKTSLNKAHSRELAIKKDRAALIIQRTFHRFMFYKKLEAYELQFAKLRSAEKNDTTDNTGLQRIQKVAEVREQAAKEELKAVEALTDEKAAAVAKYEMDYNKRAARRREAEDRRAQILEAININEVLRQYGEKRLQEVAALRRLADIEREERELSAQKLADMERVIAVSKTIEHKLMVVEDQVRLETLREKHEQARSARYEALRTLQSLRERHRKVTRT from the coding sequence ATGACGCCGAGACGTAATACACCGAAGAAGCGGGGCTCTGTTTCTCAGTCTCACTTTCAGGACCCCAACCACCACCTCACTTTGGCCGACGCCGCGGAGGGAACCGAGGCGTTCAAGAATCGCGTGTCTGAGATCACGTCGTTCCGCGTAGTGTCGCGCGTACGCCCCTTTAtcaaggaggagctggccgAGATGGAAGGCCAGGAGCGCCGCTCTATCGTCGAGATGGCGGGCACCAAGACTATCCTGCTAGACCCGAAGGATAACTGGGCCCCCAAGGCGCAGTTCGAGTTTGACGCCTCGCTCTGGTCGATCCCGCCAACGCACCGCATTGTGCACACCTTCCAGGACACGAAGCACAAGACGTACGCAACGCAGAAGGATGTGTACAACCTCATTGCCAAGGACCTCGTGCCGCACGTGTTCAACGGCTTCAACAGCTGCATCCTCACATACGGCCAaaccggcagcggcaagacaTACACTATGATGGGCTTGTACGACCCGAACGCCTCAtgcggtggcgacggagaGGAAGGCATCATCCCACGCGTGTCGAACGACATCTTTGTTATTCTGAAGGAACGcatagaggaggaggcgaggacgaggagtcCGCAAAGCGTGACAAAGTTCCGTGTCGAGGTGACCTTTGTCGAGATTTATAtggagcgtgtgcgtgaccTGCTCGACCCTACGCTGCGCCACACCCGCGGCAACGAGAGACTGCAGGATGCACGCATCCGGCAGGACCCGTACAGCGGCCCCTTTGTGGAAGGTGTCACCAAGTACGAGGTGAGTAACTGGGGGCAGTGCTGCATTCTGCTGGAGCGCGGCTCACAGCATCGCACAACTTGCGCGACCGCTGTACACAACCAGTCGAGTCGAAGCCATGCCATCTTCCAGTTGACGGTGATACAGGAGGTTGTGGTGCCGAATGACAACAAGTACGCCCTCCCCACCTTCAAGACCCAGGCGGGTCGTATCAACCTGGTTGATCTCGCAGGCTCCGAGCGCGGTGGTTTCCAGGACTACGTTAAGGAGTCGGCAGCCATTAACAcctcgctgctggcgctacGTCGTGTCATTGACAACCTCACGGAGCGGCAGAACATGCTGATGGAGATGGCGGAGGCAGAGATCACCGGCAAGCGCTACCAAGAGCGGCCTCTCCCCCAGGTGCCGTTCCGTGACAGTGTATTGACATGGCTGCTGAGCGACAGCATTGGTGGCAACGCTCGTACGACCATGGTGGCCACACTAAGCCCGCTAGTGAAGAACTACGTTGACACCTTGGCGACGTTGCAGTGGAGCAGTAGGGCTCGAAACCTTGTCACACTGGTGAAGATGAACGACCAGGCAGTGGTGCAGAACGGCATGGCCTTCCACGCCGGCGCCCTCGACAAAGCCTTGCGCATTCAACGGCAGAATTTGGACAGCCTTCGCGAAACACTGCGCGCAAagcaggaggcagcgcgTCAGCTGGCGCGACAGACAAAGGCCCTGAAAACGTCGCTCAACAAGGCGCACTCGCGTGAGTTGGCGATCAAGAAGGACCGCGCCGCCCTCATTATCCAGCGCACATTCCACCGCTTCATGTTCTACAAGAAGCTCGAGGCTTACGAGCTGCAATTCGCGAAGCTTCGAAGTGCCGAGAAAAATGACACCACTGACAACACAGGTTTGCAGAGGATTCAaaaggtggcggaggtgcgagagcaggcggcgaaggaggagttgaaggctgtggaggcgctgacgGACGAAAAggctgccgccgtggcgaAGTACGAGATGGACTACAACAAGCgggctgcgcgccgccgcgaggCCGAGGATCGTCGAGCACAGATCTTGGAGGCGATCAACATCAATGAGGTACTCCGGCAGTACGGAGAAAAGCGCTTGCAAGAGGTGGCAGCACTTCGTCGCTTGGCCGATAtcgaaagggaggaaagggagttATCCGCACAGAAGCTGGCGGACATGGAGAGAGTCATCGCTGTCAGCAAAACGATCGAGCACAagctgatggtggtggaggatCAAGTGAGGCTGGAGACGCTGCGCGAGAAACATGAGCAAGCCCGCTCGGCGAGGTACGAGGCGCTCCGGACGCTGCAGAGCCTGAGGGAGCGCCACCGGAAGGTGACGAGGACGTGA
- a CDS encoding hypothetical protein (TriTrypDB/GeneDB-style sysID: LpmP.23.0730): MKTRAGMVCRGPADAGHATTDLYDERHRQTKALARWERQKAAWMRMQTHLATTTGSSSTTGKGDNRKLSSTAATSHRSAASGSAGASPARNFTGATPAARAKREDFGILAVAQPEVIKDGSHAWEGLLRCTDTRSARRLVPIGRTSFPYQLYSEARDPTTLPEDHMIYTRVVSEGDVTAGQDTTVESHRFVDSTMQRVEQRAAAQSRVRAALTAATPDDSEIGTGSKGTYVAGQHEKGSGGVFYYEARLRHVAPYVQERLGHFLQPRAFLHVDGHPAPCASAEELEAQKHEWTAAGPSSAPPVEYYPPPPQTQLWASIPTSAAPSRLASTVKPADSMRQRKGLSTVAASRAHSHGASTPATLKNHGCRADGEDALAEEGDREMEDLLSGSVATATPSELPYDSSVGLIDSSVREKCSRTMYAAPTSPLHPLQVNKHGISLRHQQSYTAVSEDLEEVMQTSGPVMELSTRSLLFQTCPHELVQGTVTLHNTGTTTIYFSWVPVDSVEERLGQLERDSRDAAADIEEAESGEEGEEDKCKRRRQLQSDRDGTAATRITHSLAAHQRTARDSFFFLSSPMSGVVLPDEEGIFAFSVRANRVGLFQHTYELLTVPPAPERIFVRLRALVQNDGPSLEWLAAPVAEAIEAKVVLDAQRRLVQRISVDVDAIEGSALSAHIKALDGAAEAATAAERIRRRAQEEAWNLANRFTFDHIPYTAAVYDKLERLYTVVQDTCRTLGRQKNAEADEASQEPAVAVAAPSLNARVKPSGLYASLPAPVSPPKQEPAAPTTDIVETVSVSGQWDGSLLILLQLMMAVRDAPTRQTFFAAFLVLLRAARASQQCSSRSGSIECLDQETLPLPALLVRAATLLADSVQSRRAAMLERECENMLGQKLATAATPFMQAFAAASGAFAFRGAATTRDTGGASPSGSTAHRPQSVHSKKRATLTCGRSGTAAAGDHVGGAAATDVLAPAATKVTTAQRMVLDSISEEELLHFSAIQAPPKSVAALERAEKVALHAQRSLALAAERSAWIELYTALFLEAVDAACDRGPLSACAAARLAELEDIQTSSLLPIDLSTDPIIPLTTGKGGKRK; encoded by the coding sequence ATGAAGACACGTGCAGGAATGGTGTGCCGGGGGCCCGCGGATGCTGGCCATGCCACCACTGACCTCTACGACGAGCGGCACCGCCAGACCAAAGCACTGGCGCGATGGGAGCGGCAAAAAGCGGCGTGGATGCGCATGCAAACACacctcgccaccaccacaggctCGTCGTCTACGACAGGCAAGGGAGACAATCGCAAGTTATCGTCCACAGCTGCAACTTCGCACAGATCCGCGGCTtctggcagcgctggcgcctcCCCGGCACGCAACTTCACTGGAGCCACACCCGCCGCAAGGGCGAAGCGGGAGGACTTTGGAATACTCGCCGTGGCACAGCCCGAGGTGATCAAGGACGGCAGCCACGCCTGGGAAGGGCTATTGCgctgcacagacacgcgGTCGGCGCGGCGGCTCGTTCCGATTGGCCGCACGTCGTTCCCGTACCAGCTGTACAGCGAGGCTCGAGACCCGACAACGCTGCCGGAGGATCACATGATCTATACGCGCGTCGTGTCTGAAGGAGATGTGACAGCAGGACAGGATACAACCGTAGAGTCTCACCGCTTTGTTGACTCGACTATGCAGCGAGTGGagcagcgcgctgcagcacagagTCGTGTGCGAGCAGCGCTGACGGCAGCCACGCCCGATGACTCCGAGATCGGAACCGGATCGAAGGGGACATACGTTGCGGGGCAGCATgagaagggcagcggcggagttTTCTATTATGAGGCCCGGCTGCGCCACGTTGCACCATACGTGCAGGAGCGGCTCGGCCACTTTTTGCAACCCCGCGCCTTCTTGCATGTCGACGGGCATCCTGCACCCTGCGCCTCAgccgaggagctggaggcgcagaagCATGAGTGGACGGCTGCAGGGCCAtcctcagcaccgccagTGGAGTACtatccgcctccaccgcaaACGCAGTTGTGGGCATCCATTCCCACCTCAGCGGCACCAAGTCGTCTAGCAAGCACTGTTAAGCCAGCGGACAGCATGCGTCAGCGGAAGGGCTTGAGTACCGTGGCTGCCAGCAGAGCGCACTCACACGGCGCCAGCACCCCGGCTACTCTGAAGAACCACGGCTGTAGAGCTGATGGGGAGGATGCGCTCGCGGAGGAGGGTGACCGCGAGATGGAGGACCTGCTCTCTGGCAGTgtggccaccgccaccccgtCTGAGCTTCCGTACGATTCTTCCGTCGGCTTGATTGACAGCAGCGTGCGCGAAAAGTGCTCGCGAACAATGTATGCGGCACCCACATCCCCGCTTCATCCACTGCAGGTGAACAAGCACGGTATTTCGCTGCGTCACCAGCAGAGTTACACTGCGGTTAGTGAGGACTTAGAGGAGGTCATGCAGACGTCTGGCCCAGTGATGGAGCTGTCAACGCGCAGCCTGCTCTTCCAGACGTGTCCACACGAACTAGTGCAAGGCACCGTGACGCTGCACAACACCGGCACGACTACCATCTACTTTAGCTGGGTACCGGTGGACTCCGTTGAAGAGCGGCTTGGGCAGCTCGAGCGCGACTCAAgagatgccgccgctgatATCGAGGAGGCCGAAtcaggagaagagggggaggaggacaaaTGCAAGAGGCGCCGGCAACTGCAGAGCGATAGAGATGGAACCGCTGCCACAAGAATTACACACTCACTCGCCGCCCATCAGCGCACTGCACGTgactcctttttctttctctcttccccaaTGAGCggcgtggtgctgccggACGAAGAAGGCATCTTTGCCTTCTCGGTGCGTGCAAATCGAGTTGGTTTGTTTCAGCACACGTACGAGCTGCTCACAGTGCCACCCGCGCCGGAGCGTATTTTTGTACGCCTGCGCGCGCTCGTCCAGAACGACGGCCCGTCGTTGGAGTGGCTCGCCGCGCCCGTGGCGGAGGCCATCGAAGCCAAGGTAGTGCTGGATGCACAACGTCGACTTGTGCAGAGGATCAGTGTGGACGTAGACGCCATCGAGGGCTCTGCCTTGTCGGCGCATATCAAAGCGTTAGACGGGGCGGCCGaggccgccacagcagccgaaCGGATACGCCGACGGGCGCAGGAGGAAGCGTGGAACCTCGCGAACCGGTTCACCTTTGATCACATCCCCTACACAGCTGCCGTGTACGACAAGCTTGAGAGGCTCTATACGGTGGTGCAAGACACTTGTCGGACGCTGGGTAGACAAAAGAATGCTGAGGCGGACGAAGCTTCACAAGAGCCGGCTGTtgccgtggcagcgccgtcccTCAACGCACGTGTAAAGCCGTCTGGATTGTACGCGAGTTTGCCAGCGCCAGTTTCACCACCTAAGCAGgagccagcagcaccgacgacgGATATCGTGGAGACTGTCTCGGTCTCAGGCCAATGGGATGGCTCCTTACTCATTCTGCTGCAACTCATGATGGCGGTGCGCGATGCACCAACGCGGCAGACGTTCTTCGCGGCCTTTCTCGTCCTCCTGCGCGCCGCTCGAGCgtcgcagcagtgcagcagccgaagtGGGAGCATCGAGTGCTTGGACCAGGAgacactgccgctgccggcgcttCTGGTGCGAGCCGCCACGCTCCTCGCCGACAGTGTGCAGAGTCGTCGTGCCGCGATGCTGGAACGAGAGTGCGAGAATATGCTTGGGCAGAagctcgccaccgctgcgacaCCCTTCATGCAGGCCTTCGCTGCGGCCAGTGGCGCTTTTGCTttccgcggcgctgccaccaccagagaCACGGGCGGTGCTTCGCCATCTGGCAGCACTGCCCACCGACCGCAGAGCGTCCATAGCAAAAAGCGGGCCACCTTAACGTGTGGCAGGAGTggaaccgcagcagcgggcgatCACGTCGGTGGCGCGGCCGCTACAGATGTCTTggcgccggccgccaccaAAGTCACCACGGCGCAGCGTATGGTGTTGGACTCGATTTCtgaagaggagctgctgcatttCAGCGCCATTCAGGCCCCACCGAAAAGTGTGGCGGCGCTCGAGCGAGCGGAGAAGGTGGCTCTGCATGCGCAACGCAGTTTGGCACTGGCGGCAGAGCGTAGTGCATGGATTGAGCTGTACACAGCGCTATTTCTCGAAGCAGTGGACGCAGCGTGCGACCGCGGCCCACTCTCggcctgcgcggcggcgcgtctGGCTGAGCTGGAGGATATCCAAACGagttcgctgctgcccataGACCTTAGCACAGATCCGATCATCCCGCTCACAacgggaaagggaggcaaaCGCAAGTAG